One part of the Thermodesulfovibrio sp. 3462-1 genome encodes these proteins:
- the rgy gene encoding reverse gyrase, whose protein sequence is MIPSLFKGLCPNCGGEINSQRLQKGIPCEKCLPQQDADPCKFIKAGNYKEICRINEDVQKWEKHFENHLKLKPWSLQKTWAKRVFSGISFALLAPTGVGKTSFGISVASYLAKENKKSYIIVPTKLLVEQVCERLKDFGLKDEILAFNEITAKLKERLKKENFKVLVTTSMFLYKNQEILPRNFSFIFVDDVDSFLKTAKNVDKVLHLLGFCQSDIAKAFELILLKAKAKKTDTDWEKLKEIQKELDNVKNYKKGVLVISSATTQPRSNRVKLFRELLGFEVGTPTFYLRNVVDAFTEEGSLVEWIKKLGKGGLVFLSSDKGREAIDEIMHELKKNGIKAASYETLNNTTISRFEKGKIDVLVGIASYKNPLARGFDMPHVVRYALFYGVPKIVISLKFESNLNHLLWAVSSIRSFIVKKLPEYTQKINSWISQLRKYQHLNFVEVKPSLKQKIENLTEEIGKFLSSKEVLDLLNSSDEITLKFTKEGYFMTVSDATGYLQASGRTSRMYAGGITKGLSLILVDDRATFKHLAKKVRWFNDEIKFLSVSEIDLDSTLKEIDEDRIKIKEFLNHRKFQPSTDLLKPVLIIVESPNKAKTIANFFGKPVRRKVFDHDIFETSIEDRYIMITSSYGHILDLVKNEAFYGVLVDKEIVPIYEAIEGKEPIIKSIRKIAIEAEQILIATDPDTEGEKISWDIHEILKPYVSDIKRMEFHEVTKKAIIRALKEPRDFNLNLVKAQVVRRIADRWVGFEFSQLLQKNFGKQTLSAGRVQTPVLGWIIDREKNYREKIYKVLFFIERNNKKLRVSFDFEDKQEAINFFNSIKEVQIEIVSEEEKIELPQTPYRTDTMLKDAGDFYKFSLPKTMQLAQTLFELGFITYHRTDSQRVSDAGINVAKEFIKEEFGLEYFSPRNWAEGGAHECIRPTKSIEPEELNSMLITGQIEGLSKEHLLLYEMIFKRFIASQMKPVKSKYSEMLIKALNKEQKINLRTEIIEDGWNRILKIETYPEIKGIFNVENTKQFKQQPKVYPYTYSELVAKMKEKGIGRPSTYASIVEKLVERKYVIDSKGFLIPTELGKAVYSYLNNREKIKNFVSEDFTQQLEAFMDKVEEGMIDYKTILYDLYRQIIRTRTH, encoded by the coding sequence ATGATTCCAAGCCTGTTTAAAGGCCTGTGCCCTAACTGCGGTGGTGAGATAAATTCTCAAAGACTGCAAAAGGGCATTCCCTGCGAAAAATGCCTTCCTCAACAGGATGCTGATCCCTGTAAATTTATAAAAGCAGGAAATTACAAAGAAATTTGTCGAATCAATGAAGATGTTCAAAAATGGGAAAAACACTTTGAAAATCATTTAAAATTAAAACCCTGGAGTCTTCAGAAAACATGGGCAAAAAGAGTTTTTTCAGGCATTTCTTTTGCTCTTTTAGCACCAACAGGAGTTGGTAAAACTTCATTTGGAATCTCCGTGGCATCATATCTTGCAAAAGAAAATAAAAAGTCATACATTATTGTGCCAACAAAGCTTCTTGTTGAACAGGTCTGTGAGCGTTTAAAAGATTTTGGGCTTAAAGATGAAATTCTTGCTTTTAATGAAATAACTGCAAAACTTAAGGAAAGATTAAAAAAAGAGAATTTCAAGGTTCTCGTTACCACATCAATGTTTCTGTATAAAAATCAGGAAATACTTCCCAGAAACTTTAGTTTTATTTTTGTTGACGATGTTGATTCCTTCTTAAAAACAGCGAAAAATGTTGACAAAGTTCTCCATTTGCTCGGATTTTGTCAATCTGACATTGCAAAAGCTTTTGAACTTATTTTGCTTAAAGCAAAGGCTAAAAAAACTGATACTGACTGGGAAAAACTCAAGGAAATTCAGAAGGAGCTTGATAATGTAAAAAATTATAAAAAAGGCGTGCTTGTAATATCTTCTGCCACCACTCAACCTCGTTCCAATAGAGTAAAACTTTTTCGTGAACTTCTGGGATTTGAAGTTGGCACTCCTACATTTTATTTAAGAAATGTTGTTGATGCCTTTACTGAAGAAGGTTCTTTAGTTGAATGGATTAAAAAACTTGGCAAAGGAGGATTGGTTTTTCTTTCCTCAGACAAAGGCAGAGAAGCAATAGATGAAATTATGCATGAACTTAAGAAAAATGGGATAAAAGCTGCATCCTATGAAACATTAAATAATACAACGATATCTCGTTTTGAAAAAGGTAAAATAGATGTTCTTGTTGGCATAGCCTCTTATAAAAATCCCTTAGCTCGCGGATTTGATATGCCCCATGTTGTCAGATATGCTCTTTTTTACGGAGTTCCCAAAATTGTTATCTCTTTAAAATTTGAATCAAATCTGAATCATCTCTTATGGGCAGTATCTTCAATTCGTTCTTTTATTGTTAAAAAACTTCCTGAATACACACAGAAAATAAACAGCTGGATCAGTCAACTGAGAAAATATCAACACCTAAATTTTGTTGAAGTTAAACCATCTTTAAAACAAAAAATAGAAAATCTGACTGAGGAAATTGGTAAATTTTTATCATCAAAAGAAGTTCTGGATTTACTAAACTCCTCTGATGAGATAACACTTAAATTCACTAAAGAAGGTTATTTTATGACAGTATCTGATGCTACAGGGTATCTGCAGGCAAGCGGAAGAACTTCACGGATGTATGCTGGTGGAATAACAAAGGGACTTTCTCTGATCCTGGTAGATGACAGAGCCACATTCAAACATCTTGCCAAAAAAGTAAGATGGTTCAATGATGAAATAAAGTTTTTATCCGTTTCAGAGATAGATTTAGATAGCACATTAAAAGAAATTGATGAAGACAGGATAAAAATTAAAGAATTTTTAAACCACAGAAAATTTCAACCCAGCACAGATCTTCTTAAACCTGTTTTAATAATCGTGGAGTCCCCCAATAAAGCAAAAACTATTGCAAACTTTTTTGGCAAACCTGTAAGAAGAAAAGTTTTTGACCACGACATTTTTGAAACATCTATTGAAGATAGGTACATAATGATAACATCTTCCTATGGACACATCCTTGATCTGGTAAAAAATGAAGCTTTTTATGGAGTTCTGGTAGACAAAGAAATTGTTCCAATTTATGAAGCTATTGAAGGTAAAGAACCAATTATCAAAAGCATAAGAAAAATAGCCATAGAAGCAGAACAAATTCTTATTGCTACTGATCCTGATACAGAAGGAGAAAAAATTAGCTGGGATATTCATGAGATTTTAAAACCTTATGTTAGCGATATAAAAAGAATGGAATTTCACGAAGTTACAAAAAAAGCAATAATTAGAGCATTAAAAGAACCAAGAGATTTTAACTTAAATCTCGTTAAAGCTCAAGTTGTCCGAAGAATTGCTGACAGATGGGTTGGTTTTGAGTTTTCTCAGCTGCTTCAAAAAAATTTTGGAAAACAAACACTTTCAGCAGGAAGAGTTCAAACTCCTGTTTTAGGATGGATAATTGACAGAGAAAAAAATTACAGGGAAAAAATTTATAAGGTTTTGTTTTTCATAGAAAGAAATAATAAAAAACTGCGAGTCAGTTTTGACTTTGAGGATAAACAAGAAGCTATAAATTTTTTTAACAGTATAAAAGAAGTTCAGATTGAAATTGTTTCAGAAGAAGAAAAAATAGAGCTACCACAAACTCCTTACAGAACTGATACAATGCTTAAAGATGCAGGAGATTTTTATAAATTTTCTCTGCCAAAAACAATGCAGCTTGCTCAAACTCTTTTTGAACTTGGATTTATAACCTATCACAGGACAGATTCTCAAAGAGTTTCTGATGCTGGAATTAATGTAGCAAAAGAATTCATAAAAGAGGAATTTGGATTGGAATATTTTTCCCCGAGAAACTGGGCTGAAGGAGGAGCTCATGAATGCATTAGGCCTACAAAATCCATTGAACCAGAGGAATTAAACTCAATGCTTATAACTGGCCAAATTGAAGGTCTCAGTAAGGAACATCTTCTTCTTTATGAAATGATTTTTAAGAGATTTATTGCAAGTCAGATGAAGCCAGTTAAATCTAAATACAGTGAAATGCTGATTAAGGCATTGAATAAAGAACAGAAAATAAATTTGCGAACTGAAATAATTGAAGATGGCTGGAACAGAATTTTAAAAATTGAAACCTATCCAGAAATCAAAGGTATTTTCAATGTAGAAAATACAAAACAGTTTAAACAGCAACCAAAAGTTTATCCTTACACTTACAGCGAACTTGTAGCAAAAATGAAGGAAAAAGGAATTGGAAGACCTTCAACTTATGCAAGTATTGTTGAAAAGCTCGTTGAGAGAAAATATGTTATTGACTCTAAAGGATTTCTTATCCCTACAGAGCTTGGCAAAGCAGTGTATTCTTACTTAAATAATAGAGAAAAAATAAAAAATTTTGTTTCCGAAGATTTTACACAGCAGCTTGAAGCCTTTATGGATAAAGTTGAAGAAGGTATGATTGATTATAAAACAATACTTTATGATTTATACAGGCAGATTATAAGAACAAGAACTCATTAA
- a CDS encoding alginate export family protein gives MSNGVIFLFLVLILSSSSFAFAVENEIGASIRLRQEILDNFIYLGTTRAAADDRSYFRLRIQLWDNVKFNKEISLYARLATEPRYHVAGPYRVTLDNERNLKRLDQDEIFIDNLYLDFKKPFDLPVNLRIGRQDFLGKDMYGEGFIIFDGTPADGSRSFYVNAVKLQLIIVENHTIDFVYISNPRTDIYLPSLHPSVYDTEKETSRLYINHKKRLTASHEQGFLIYGRNKLSQKLMLEPYYLYKTEDQWATNPQLNFHTFGMRAVLKINEEWSLRGELARQIGKYSDGRGKTGIGGYVFLTKAFPQIKLSPKIEIGFVYLSGDNRNTGKDEAWNPPFSRGAFTNELFAYIVIPETVLKGGPIPGYWTNLREIVTKLSLNLSKNANLCFSYQHLWSDKKTNFTATPLNQMFSNDGYDRGHMLTFLGIYQFTKNVDGLLQFEYFIPEDFYTSKAKNATFIRWQIQYKL, from the coding sequence GTGTCAAATGGGGTAATTTTTCTATTTTTAGTTTTAATATTGTCTTCGTCTTCTTTTGCTTTTGCTGTTGAAAATGAAATTGGTGCTTCAATAAGGCTTAGACAGGAAATTCTTGATAATTTTATTTACCTTGGAACAACCCGTGCAGCAGCTGATGACAGAAGCTATTTCAGACTAAGGATCCAACTCTGGGACAATGTTAAGTTTAATAAAGAAATTTCGCTTTATGCAAGATTGGCAACAGAGCCAAGATATCATGTGGCAGGTCCTTATAGAGTTACTCTTGATAATGAAAGAAATCTAAAAAGACTTGATCAAGATGAAATTTTTATTGACAATCTTTATTTAGATTTTAAAAAACCCTTTGATTTACCTGTAAATTTAAGAATTGGAAGACAGGACTTTCTCGGTAAAGACATGTATGGAGAGGGATTTATAATTTTTGATGGAACTCCGGCTGATGGTTCAAGAAGTTTTTATGTCAATGCTGTTAAACTTCAACTTATTATTGTAGAAAACCATACAATTGACTTTGTTTATATATCAAATCCAAGGACTGATATTTATCTGCCAAGTCTTCATCCTTCTGTATACGACACAGAAAAAGAAACAAGCAGACTTTATATAAATCATAAAAAAAGACTCACTGCCTCTCATGAACAGGGTTTTTTAATTTATGGAAGAAATAAACTTTCTCAAAAACTTATGTTGGAGCCCTATTATCTTTACAAAACAGAGGATCAATGGGCTACCAATCCTCAACTTAATTTTCATACTTTTGGAATGAGAGCAGTTTTAAAAATAAACGAAGAATGGTCTTTAAGAGGAGAACTTGCTCGTCAGATTGGTAAATACTCTGATGGAAGAGGTAAAACAGGTATTGGAGGATATGTATTTTTAACAAAAGCTTTCCCTCAAATAAAACTTTCACCAAAAATTGAAATAGGCTTTGTTTATCTTTCTGGAGACAATAGAAACACCGGGAAAGACGAAGCATGGAATCCACCTTTTTCAAGGGGGGCCTTTACAAATGAACTTTTTGCATATATAGTTATTCCAGAGACTGTGTTAAAAGGTGGTCCGATTCCCGGATACTGGACAAATTTAAGGGAAATTGTGACAAAATTATCTTTAAATCTTTCAAAAAATGCTAATCTTTGTTTCTCTTATCAACATCTCTGGTCAGATAAAAAGACAAACTTCACTGCAACACCTCTTAATCAGATGTTTTCTAATGATGGTTATGACAGGGGTCATATGTTAACTTTTCTTGGGATATATCAGTTTACGAAAAATGTTGACGGACTGTTGCAGTTTGAATATTTTATCCCTGAAGACTTTTATACATCAAAAGCAAAGAATGCCACATTTATAAGATGGCAAATTCAGTATAAGCTTTAA
- a CDS encoding class I adenylate-forming enzyme family protein: MNSYNVERFKEIFERNFIYIAGFLRSVERFPEKVALIDADTERQWTYSELNKEVNRFSSALLQDKVKKGDSVMFQLMNVPEFAFIWLGCQKIGAVSSPINFRFSSGETAYTIEDCQPVAFIFDISLKEMVKEAIQISKHKPKRLIYVGEGECDFAIPYEEYVKGKPEFEPMQCCQNAYSEVTRLYTSGTTGRPKGVPLNNINEILTAIDVIISLGLNKNDIIMNLSPWFHRGGLHIGGPNPGLYLGATIVSLKTFYTKPALEAVEKYKITFIIGVPTMYKVMMEEQKKHPHNLRSLRGLVSMGSPLDKTLCVEMQKVFTPNIFNGYGTSETFWNTLLTPEDLLEMAGTAGRAVFCDEVRVVKVYEDKLSEPEEIVKKNNQEVGEVIVKSLKCSYDYYNKPEETKKKLNKDWFYTGDLATWNENGYITIVSRKDDMIIVGGENIYPIQIEEVIQEHPKVMHCAVVGIPDETRGQALVAYVVTKDETLTLDELKKFISKHPMLPAYKRPRYWRFLDALPMTATGKKQHYKLREQAIDDLKKGLLLR, translated from the coding sequence ATGAATAGCTACAATGTAGAAAGATTTAAAGAAATTTTTGAAAGAAATTTCATTTATATTGCAGGATTTTTGAGGAGTGTTGAAAGATTTCCTGAAAAAGTAGCTCTTATTGATGCAGATACTGAAAGACAATGGACATATAGTGAGCTTAATAAAGAGGTAAATCGGTTTTCCTCAGCCTTGCTTCAAGATAAAGTAAAAAAAGGTGATAGTGTTATGTTTCAGCTTATGAATGTTCCGGAATTTGCTTTTATCTGGCTTGGGTGTCAGAAAATTGGAGCTGTAAGCAGTCCTATCAATTTCAGGTTTTCTTCAGGTGAGACTGCCTATACGATAGAGGATTGTCAACCTGTAGCATTTATCTTTGATATATCTTTAAAGGAGATGGTGAAAGAAGCAATTCAAATTTCAAAGCATAAACCGAAAAGGCTCATTTATGTAGGGGAAGGAGAATGTGATTTTGCTATACCTTATGAAGAATATGTAAAAGGAAAACCAGAATTTGAGCCGATGCAGTGCTGTCAAAATGCTTATTCTGAAGTTACAAGGCTTTATACATCAGGAACAACTGGAAGACCTAAAGGAGTTCCACTGAACAATATAAATGAAATTTTAACCGCTATTGATGTCATTATCAGCTTAGGACTTAATAAAAATGATATTATCATGAATCTTTCTCCATGGTTTCATCGTGGAGGACTTCATATTGGAGGACCTAATCCAGGGCTTTATCTTGGAGCAACAATTGTATCATTAAAAACCTTCTATACAAAACCCGCGCTGGAAGCAGTAGAAAAATACAAAATTACATTTATAATCGGTGTTCCTACTATGTATAAAGTTATGATGGAAGAACAGAAGAAGCATCCTCATAATCTACGCTCTTTAAGAGGGCTTGTCAGTATGGGTTCTCCACTTGACAAAACACTGTGCGTTGAGATGCAAAAGGTGTTTACACCAAACATATTTAATGGATACGGAACTTCTGAAACATTCTGGAACACCCTTTTAACTCCAGAGGATCTTCTTGAGATGGCAGGGACAGCAGGTCGTGCAGTATTTTGTGATGAGGTAAGAGTTGTTAAGGTTTATGAAGACAAACTCTCTGAGCCAGAGGAAATTGTTAAAAAGAATAATCAGGAAGTTGGAGAAGTCATTGTAAAGTCATTGAAATGCAGTTATGATTACTATAACAAACCTGAAGAGACAAAGAAAAAGCTTAATAAAGATTGGTTTTACACAGGTGACCTCGCAACATGGAATGAAAATGGTTATATAACAATTGTTTCAAGGAAAGATGACATGATAATTGTTGGAGGGGAAAACATTTATCCAATTCAGATTGAAGAAGTAATACAGGAGCATCCAAAGGTCATGCATTGTGCAGTGGTAGGAATTCCTGATGAGACAAGAGGACAGGCTCTGGTAGCCTATGTTGTAACAAAAGATGAAACCTTAACTCTTGATGAGCTTAAAAAATTCATATCAAAACATCCTATGCTTCCGGCATATAAAAGACCTCGTTACTGGAGATTTCTTGATGCACTTCCAATGACAGCCACTGGTAAAAAGCAACACTACAAACTCCGTGAACAAGCCATAGATGATTTAAAAAAGGGCTTACTTTTAAGATAA
- a CDS encoding beta-ketoacyl-ACP synthase II, which produces MKRRIVITAMNLITPLGIGLDVCWNRLINGESGIDRITLFNPENHKCQIAGECKEFHAEEFLDKKILSRYDRMFHFFISVALLTAETSGFKTKSIKDPFRFSIIGASAIGCPSSFEQNYEMLISKGPKKVSPFCIINLAGNPVAGQVARIFNARGPQYFLQEACAAGTKAIGLAMKLIQMEIIDIAMVIGADAGITPTIIASLDNIGAIATDKANTQPKKASRPFDRLRCGFVPSEGAGCVIIEAYEHALKRGATPLVEIAGFGATCDAYHPTAPEPEALSIVECMRKALQDARVSPEEIDYINAHGTSTVLNDLTETIAIKSFFKEHAYRIPISSNKSMIGHMWGAAGIVETIFSAKTILEGIIPPTINLENPDPACDLDYVANKARKKNVKIVLKNSFGFGGINASLVLKRI; this is translated from the coding sequence ATGAAACGAAGAATTGTCATAACAGCAATGAATCTTATTACTCCATTGGGGATTGGTTTAGATGTATGCTGGAACAGATTAATCAATGGAGAATCTGGAATTGACAGAATTACACTTTTTAATCCTGAAAATCATAAATGTCAGATTGCTGGAGAGTGTAAGGAGTTCCACGCTGAAGAATTTCTTGATAAAAAGATATTATCTCGCTATGATAGAATGTTTCATTTCTTCATTTCCGTCGCTTTATTGACAGCTGAAACATCAGGCTTTAAAACTAAATCAATTAAAGATCCCTTCAGATTTTCCATCATCGGAGCAAGCGCTATTGGTTGTCCATCCTCTTTTGAACAGAATTATGAAATGTTAATATCGAAAGGACCAAAAAAAGTATCTCCTTTTTGCATTATAAACTTAGCTGGTAATCCTGTAGCAGGACAAGTAGCAAGAATTTTCAATGCCAGAGGTCCACAGTATTTTCTTCAAGAGGCTTGTGCTGCAGGAACAAAAGCAATAGGTCTGGCTATGAAATTAATTCAGATGGAAATAATTGATATTGCAATGGTCATAGGAGCTGATGCAGGTATAACACCAACAATTATTGCAAGCCTTGACAATATTGGGGCAATTGCTACTGACAAAGCAAACACTCAACCTAAAAAAGCATCAAGGCCATTTGACAGGTTAAGATGCGGATTTGTTCCTTCAGAAGGAGCTGGCTGTGTAATTATAGAAGCTTATGAACATGCCCTAAAAAGAGGAGCAACTCCTCTGGTTGAAATTGCTGGATTTGGTGCAACCTGCGATGCCTATCATCCCACTGCACCAGAGCCTGAAGCTTTAAGCATTGTTGAATGTATGAGAAAGGCTTTACAAGATGCAAGAGTCTCACCAGAGGAGATTGATTATATTAATGCTCATGGTACTTCCACTGTTTTAAATGATTTAACTGAAACAATAGCAATAAAGAGTTTTTTCAAAGAGCATGCCTACAGAATTCCTATATCATCAAATAAATCAATGATTGGTCATATGTGGGGTGCTGCAGGTATAGTAGAAACAATTTTTTCTGCAAAAACTATCCTTGAAGGAATTATTCCTCCCACAATAAATCTTGAAAATCCTGATCCAGCCTGTGATCTTGATTATGTTGCAAATAAAGCAAGAAAAAAGAATGTAAAAATAGTTCTAAAAAATTCCTTTGGTTTTGGAGGTATTAATGCCTCCTTGGTATTAAAAAGGATTTAA
- a CDS encoding thioesterase family protein, whose translation MHSKIFVDVPVRVKYADTDNFGIVYYGNYAIFFEKARTEYLRKRGFTYKELENKGYHLPVVEFHVKYYKPARYDDLLFIKTSIKSLKSRGIVFHYEVLKEGEKIAEGFTYHICVNNENKPVTLPHSFVKILKNFE comes from the coding sequence ATGCATTCAAAGATTTTTGTAGATGTTCCGGTTAGAGTCAAGTATGCAGATACAGATAATTTTGGGATTGTTTATTACGGAAACTATGCAATATTCTTTGAAAAGGCAAGAACAGAATACTTAAGAAAAAGAGGTTTTACTTATAAAGAATTAGAAAACAAAGGTTATCACCTTCCGGTTGTTGAATTCCATGTTAAATATTATAAGCCTGCAAGATATGATGATTTATTATTTATAAAAACCTCAATAAAGAGTTTAAAATCAAGAGGAATTGTGTTTCATTATGAAGTTTTAAAAGAAGGGGAGAAAATTGCCGAAGGTTTTACATATCACATATGTGTCAACAATGAAAACAAACCAGTTACTCTGCCCCATTCCTTTGTAAAAATTCTAAAAAATTTTGAATAA
- a CDS encoding integration host factor subunit alpha has protein sequence MTKADLINFIFERVGLPKTEIQKIVETVFETIKEALKEEEVVKISGFGVFTVRRKGSRIGRNPKTMQTVEIKSRKVVTFRPSEQLKQRIQQNMN, from the coding sequence ATGACGAAGGCGGATCTTATTAATTTTATATTCGAAAGAGTAGGATTACCGAAAACTGAGATACAGAAAATTGTGGAAACAGTTTTTGAAACAATAAAAGAGGCTTTAAAGGAAGAAGAAGTAGTTAAAATCTCAGGCTTTGGAGTTTTTACAGTAAGACGAAAGGGAAGTAGAATAGGTAGAAATCCGAAAACCATGCAGACTGTGGAAATTAAGTCAAGAAAGGTGGTTACTTTCAGACCAAGTGAACAGCTGAAGCAAAGGATCCAGCAAAATATGAACTGA
- a CDS encoding MerR family transcriptional regulator: protein MGEPVQRQLPFKFFYKIGETSRIVGVEPYVLRYWETEFPFLKPKKTKTGQRLYTKKEIEMLFLIKKMLYEERFTVEGVRQKLGKMYRQASNETLTKQDILNKVKIKLKEILRMLS from the coding sequence ATGGGAGAACCAGTACAAAGACAACTACCTTTTAAATTTTTTTATAAAATTGGAGAAACAAGCAGAATTGTTGGAGTTGAGCCTTATGTTTTAAGATACTGGGAAACAGAATTCCCTTTTTTAAAGCCTAAAAAGACAAAGACAGGGCAAAGATTGTATACTAAAAAAGAGATAGAAATGCTTTTTTTAATAAAAAAGATGCTTTATGAAGAGAGATTTACAGTAGAGGGAGTGAGACAGAAATTAGGAAAAATGTATCGCCAAGCTTCAAATGAAACGCTAACAAAACAAGATATATTAAATAAAGTAAAAATTAAACTTAAAGAGATTTTGAGAATGCTTTCCTGA
- the lysS gene encoding lysine--tRNA ligase, whose translation MQETPLSELIQQRIKKLETLRSLGIEPYNGVFNPEYSTEEIFIKFGNLDKEKLEQENIKASAAGRIILLRDFGKAAFAHIQDSKGRIQIYLRKDVLGEKFSLIKNLDIGDIVGVEGRLFRTKTNELTIEVQEFVFLSKSLRPLPEKWHGLKDIEARYRQRYVDLIVNPSVKETFIKRQQIIKYLREFLENEGFLEVETPVMHTIAGGARAKPFKTYHEALDMELYLRIAPELYLKRLLVGGFERVFEIGKNFRNEGISTKHNPEFTMVEFYVAYKDYNWLMDFTEKLLVYIVEKIFGSLQVKYGDYTIDFTPPFKKITMYDALKTKGVPEETLKNMDFALKWAKDKGIEIPEGSSLSKVLDEIFKEVVEPELIQPTFIIDYPVELSPLAKRKRDNPELVERFELFIAGREIANAFSELNDPIDQKERFLRQLEERLKGDEEVPEMDEDFVRALEIGMPPAAGEGIGIDRLVMILTDSHSIRDVILFPLLRPEK comes from the coding sequence ATGCAGGAAACACCTTTATCTGAGCTTATCCAGCAGAGAATTAAAAAACTTGAAACACTGAGAAGTCTTGGTATTGAACCTTACAATGGAGTTTTTAATCCTGAATACAGCACTGAAGAAATTTTTATAAAATTTGGGAATCTTGATAAAGAAAAACTGGAACAGGAAAACATAAAAGCCTCAGCTGCTGGAAGAATAATTCTTTTAAGAGATTTTGGTAAAGCAGCCTTTGCCCATATACAGGATTCAAAGGGAAGAATTCAAATTTATCTTAGAAAAGATGTCTTAGGAGAAAAATTTTCTTTAATTAAGAATCTTGATATCGGCGATATTGTCGGTGTTGAAGGAAGACTTTTTAGAACAAAAACAAATGAGTTAACTATAGAAGTGCAGGAATTTGTTTTTTTAAGTAAATCCCTTAGGCCTCTTCCAGAAAAATGGCATGGACTCAAAGATATTGAGGCAAGATACAGGCAGAGATATGTTGACCTTATTGTAAATCCGTCGGTAAAGGAAACTTTTATAAAGAGGCAGCAAATTATTAAGTATTTGAGAGAGTTTCTTGAAAATGAAGGATTCCTTGAAGTTGAAACACCTGTGATGCATACAATTGCAGGAGGTGCGAGAGCAAAGCCATTTAAAACTTATCATGAAGCTCTTGACATGGAGCTTTACTTAAGAATTGCACCTGAGCTTTATCTGAAAAGGCTTCTTGTGGGCGGATTTGAAAGAGTTTTTGAAATAGGTAAGAATTTTAGAAATGAAGGAATATCAACGAAGCATAATCCTGAATTCACAATGGTAGAGTTTTATGTAGCTTACAAAGACTATAACTGGCTTATGGATTTTACAGAAAAGCTATTAGTTTACATTGTTGAAAAAATCTTCGGAAGTCTTCAGGTAAAATACGGAGATTACACAATTGATTTCACTCCACCCTTTAAAAAAATTACCATGTATGATGCCCTGAAGACTAAAGGTGTGCCAGAGGAGACATTAAAAAACATGGACTTTGCTTTAAAATGGGCAAAGGACAAAGGCATAGAAATTCCTGAGGGAAGCTCTCTAAGCAAGGTTCTTGACGAGATATTTAAAGAAGTTGTAGAGCCTGAACTTATTCAGCCAACATTTATTATTGATTATCCTGTTGAGCTTTCTCCTTTAGCAAAAAGGAAAAGAGACAATCCAGAGCTTGTAGAAAGATTTGAGCTTTTCATTGCTGGTAGAGAAATTGCAAATGCCTTTTCTGAGCTTAATGACCCCATTGATCAGAAAGAAAGATTTCTCCGTCAGCTTGAAGAAAGACTTAAAGGAGATGAAGAAGTGCCTGAGATGGATGAGGATTTTGTGAGAGCCCTTGAAATTGGTATGCCTCCAGCAGCAGGAGAAGGTATTGGAATAGATAGGCTTGTGATGATTTTAACTGACAGTCACTCAATAAGAGATGTTATACTGTTTCCTCTTTTAAGACCTGAAAAATGA